The Pygocentrus nattereri isolate fPygNat1 chromosome 4, fPygNat1.pri, whole genome shotgun sequence genome includes a window with the following:
- the lbr gene encoding delta(14)-sterol reductase LBR: MPAVRFQPGDTVMGRWPGSNLYYEVKVLRFDPKTQLYTVIYKDGTELELKDGDIKSLTGFKQGRSRSRSRSRSPARTRRSRSRSPARTVRRSSSRTTEVRKEKFKEVLEVRLTPVAVPLENNSNNRHEKKEEKKEENDTANKVNEKTEEESENQVGSRYNLRRRKDQGDGRPAELEKKLEAILPQATPREAVKTTELEFGGRFGVLFWLLFLPVMVLALLILCAQEDASLLNFPLTPPPLHSLWDCQVFGIVLLWLLFQAVLSLLPIGKVVEGMPLKNGKTLKYRINGFYALIFSAISVGAASYNEVDLSYIHGHFLQFYTSALIISILLSVYLFIRSRWAAVDDLAPAGNSGYVFYDFFMGRELNPRIKDFDIKFFCEMRPGLIGWVVINFAMLLAEMKHKNLDTPSPAMLLVNGFQLLWVADGLWHEEKLLTMMDIVHDGFGFMLAFGDLAWVPFTFTCQAYYLASHPSDLSAFWIVAIMIMNVVGYYIFRKANSQKFAFRRNPSDPALSHLKTIPTATGKSLIVSGLWGFVRHPNYLGDLIMALAWSLSCGFNHVIPYFYLIYLILLLVHRNARDEHQCRKKYGLAWGEYCKTVRYRIFPGIY; the protein is encoded by the exons ATGCCAGCTGTCAGGTTTCAGCCTGGGGATACTGTTATGGGCCGCTGGCCTGGCAGTAACCTCTATTATGAAGTCAAAGTGCTAAGGTTCGATCCCAAGACTCAGCTCTACACTGTCATCTACAAAGACGGCACAGAGCTGGAGCTGAAAGATGGAGATATCAAG AGTCTGACCGGCTTCAAGCAGGGCCGCTCTCGTTCTCGTTCTCGTTCTCGCTCGCCGGCCCGTACTCGCCGAAGTCGCTCACGTTCACCGGCCAGGACAGTACGTCGCTCCTCCTCTCGCACTACAGAAGTGCGCAAGGAGAAGTTTAAAGAGGTGCTAGAAGTGCGCCTCACACCTGTG GCTGTGCCTCTTGAGAACAATAGCAACAATAGGcatgaaaagaaagaggaaaagaaagaagaaaatgataCAGCTAACAAAGTCAATGAG AAGACTGAGGAAGAATCGGAGAACCAGGTAGGTAGCCGTTACAACCTTCGCCGCAGGAAGGACCAGGGTGACGGCCGACCCGCAGAGCTGGAGAAAAAGTTGGAGGCAATTTTGCCGCAGGCCACGCCACGGGAAGCCGTCAAAACTACAGAGCTGGAGTTTGGAGGGAGGTTTG GTGTGTTGTTTTGGCTGCTGTTTCTGCCTGTGATGGTACTGGCCTTGCTTATACTCTGTGCCCAAGAGGATGCTAGTCTACTCAACTTCCCCCTCACACCCCCTCCGCTTCATTCTCTCTGGGACTGCCAGGTCTTTGGCATTGTGCTCCTCTGGCTGCTCTTCCaggctgttctctctcttctccctatCGGCAAG GTTGTTGAAGGAATGCCCCTGAAGAAcgggaaaacattaaaatacaggATCAATG GCTTTTATGCGCTGATCTTCAGTGCGATTTCAGTTGGTGCTGCTTCGTATAACGAAGTAGATCTCAGCTACATCCACGGCCATTTCCTGCAGTTCTACACCTCTGCCCTGATCATCTCCATTCTTCTCAGTGTCTACCTGTTTATCCGTTCCCGCTGGGCTGCTGTTGATGATCTTGCCCCTGCTGGCAATTCTG GTTATGTGTTTTATGATTTCTTCATGGGACGTGAGCTGAACCCACGAATCAAGGACTTTGATATTAAATTCTTCTGCGAAATGCGTCCAGGCCTGATTGGTTGG gTTGTGATAAACTTTGCCATGTTACTTGCTGAGATGAAACACAAGAATCTTGACACCCCCTCCCCAGCCATGCTCCTGGTGAACGGCTTCCAGCTGCTTTGGGTTGCTGATGGCCTTTGGCATGAG GAGAAACTTCTAACCATGATGGATATAGTGCATGACGGCTTTGGGTTCATGCTGGCATTTGGAGATCTGGCCTGGGTTCCTTTTACATTCACTTGCCAGGCTTACTACCTTGCCAGTCATCCCAGTGACCTCTCTGCATTCTGGATTGTAGCCATCATGATAATGAACG TTGTTGGTTACTACATTTTCCGGAAAGCCAATTCCCAGAAATTTGCCTTTAGAAGAAATCCATCAGATCCTGCTTTGTCTC ATCTGAAAACGATTCCGACTGCAACTGGAAAGAGTCTCATCGTCTCTGGCCTGTGGGGTTTTGTCCGTCATCCGAATTACCTTGGTGACCTCATTATGGCTCTGGCCTGGTCCTTATCATGTG GTTTCAATCATGTGATTCCTTATTTTTACCTCATCTACTTGATTCTCCTGCTGGTCCATCGTAATGCACGAGATGAGCACCAGTGTAGGAAAAAGTATGGCTTGGCGTGGGGAGAATACTGCAAAACAGTGCGTTACCGCATCTTCCCTGGGATATACTGA